One genomic window of Paenibacillus xylanilyticus includes the following:
- a CDS encoding helix-turn-helix domain-containing protein, producing MDPHVEWARDPVPLKWITHVLLLPISLLQITRYKLAKLTGVPYTTLIKILDGTTKNPQIETLSSLADFLGVTVDYLLGNSIGSIIEFELQMNGLSAEELAKKAGVSLHFILNVDNIIPEAGDYVAIEKIAKALGIRPSSLRSALARQEPPAYDGPSVAPEEALVD from the coding sequence ATGGATCCGCATGTCGAATGGGCTCGTGATCCGGTACCCCTCAAATGGATTACTCACGTCTTGCTCCTTCCCATATCGCTTCTGCAGATCACTAGGTATAAGCTGGCAAAATTGACTGGTGTCCCATACACAACATTAATTAAAATCTTGGACGGTACAACTAAAAACCCTCAAATTGAAACTTTGAGTTCCTTAGCTGATTTTTTGGGGGTTACTGTGGACTATCTATTGGGGAACTCAATTGGGTCCATAATTGAATTCGAATTACAGATGAATGGATTATCTGCAGAGGAACTTGCTAAAAAAGCGGGAGTTAGCCTACATTTCATACTTAATGTCGACAACATTATTCCTGAGGCAGGTGATTACGTAGCTATTGAGAAGATTGCCAAGGCACTTGGGATTCGGCCTTCTTCATTAAGATCAGCGCTCGCACGCCAAGAACCCCCAGCATATGATGGGCCCTCAGTGGCTCCTGAGGAAGCTTTAGTCGACTAG
- the crcB gene encoding fluoride efflux transporter CrcB gives MKELLYIGAGGFLGTLTRYVIQLGIPSASVGFPWAVLLINAIGSLFLGWFFTIAVPDKITPQLRLAIGTGFTGAFTTFSTFTLDIVRLSENGMWTKAAIYIVASLLAGLLLCALGIQLGQLMRGKSSQGGAA, from the coding sequence ATGAAAGAGCTTCTGTATATAGGCGCTGGTGGGTTTCTGGGTACACTGACCCGATATGTCATTCAATTGGGGATTCCATCAGCGAGCGTAGGATTTCCTTGGGCAGTCCTGCTGATTAACGCGATTGGCAGCCTGTTCTTAGGCTGGTTCTTTACCATCGCCGTCCCGGACAAAATAACACCACAACTTCGTCTTGCGATAGGCACCGGATTTACAGGTGCATTTACTACGTTTTCTACCTTTACGCTGGATATTGTCCGCCTATCCGAGAACGGCATGTGGACGAAGGCTGCAATTTATATCGTGGCGAGTTTGCTCGCAGGTTTGCTGCTCTGTGCGTTGGGAATCCAGCTTGGACAGCTCATGCGGGGTAAATCGTCGCAGGGTGGTGCAGCATGA
- the mnmA gene encoding tRNA 2-thiouridine(34) synthase MnmA, with protein sequence MSKTIENTRVVVGMSGGVDSSVTALLLKEQGYDVIGIFMKNWDDTDEFGHCTAEEDSEDVRRVCEQIGIPYYTVNFEKEYFDKVFTYFLDEYKSGRTPNPDVMCNREIKFGEFLNKALDLGADYVATGHYARLIEEDGTFKLLRGVDSNKDQTYFLNALSQNQLSKAMFPIGHLPKPEVRKIAEAAGLYTAKKKDSTGVCFIGERNFKEFLSNYLPAKGGDMVDIVTGEVKGRHDGLMYYTLGQRQGLGIGGSGNGEPWFVADKDLEKNQLLVVQGDAHASLYSTGLTATGVNWIAGADQVPNVPFRCTAKFRYRQPDQGVTLTWQEDGSVDVQFDQQQKAITPGQAVVFYDGDVCLGGGTIDQVQKVPVPAMQ encoded by the coding sequence ATGTCCAAAACAATTGAGAATACTCGGGTCGTCGTTGGCATGTCCGGAGGTGTCGATTCTTCCGTTACCGCTTTGCTGCTGAAGGAGCAGGGATACGATGTCATCGGTATTTTTATGAAAAACTGGGATGACACGGACGAGTTCGGCCACTGTACCGCTGAAGAAGATTCAGAGGACGTTCGCCGGGTTTGTGAACAGATCGGCATTCCTTATTACACTGTCAACTTCGAGAAAGAGTACTTTGATAAAGTATTTACCTATTTCCTTGATGAATATAAGTCAGGTCGGACTCCAAATCCAGATGTCATGTGCAATCGCGAGATCAAATTTGGCGAATTCCTGAACAAGGCGCTTGATTTGGGCGCAGACTATGTTGCCACAGGGCACTATGCTCGCCTTATCGAAGAAGACGGCACGTTCAAACTGCTGCGGGGTGTGGATAGCAACAAGGACCAAACCTACTTCCTTAATGCACTAAGCCAGAACCAGCTGTCCAAAGCGATGTTCCCGATCGGCCATCTTCCTAAACCGGAAGTACGGAAAATCGCTGAAGCGGCAGGTCTGTACACGGCTAAGAAAAAAGACAGCACAGGCGTATGCTTTATTGGCGAGCGCAACTTCAAGGAATTCCTGAGCAACTACCTTCCTGCCAAAGGCGGAGACATGGTTGATATTGTAACGGGTGAAGTAAAAGGCCGTCATGACGGACTGATGTATTACACCCTCGGACAGCGCCAAGGTCTGGGCATCGGCGGTTCCGGCAATGGTGAACCATGGTTCGTGGCAGATAAAGATCTGGAGAAAAATCAGCTGCTTGTGGTTCAAGGCGATGCGCACGCGAGCCTGTACTCAACAGGTTTGACGGCTACTGGTGTTAACTGGATTGCTGGTGCTGACCAAGTGCCTAACGTACCCTTCCGCTGCACTGCCAAATTCCGTTATCGTCAGCCGGATCAAGGTGTCACTCTGACCTGGCAGGAAGACGGAAGCGTCGATGTACAGTTCGATCAACAACAAAAAGCGATTACCCCGGGACAAGCCGTTGTATTCTATGATGGTGATGTTTGTCTCGGTGGTGGCACAATTGATCAGGTTCAAAAAGTACCTGTACCAGCGATGCAATAA
- a CDS encoding AI-2E family transporter has translation MEQLTKNKLFRYAIWLLLGLIILYFIWLLRPLLLHIYGFLKTVLAPFIVALIISYVLNPIVSMLGGRKVPRSIAVLLIYAFFLTCIGVILMNVIPVLIEQLEELNEHMPELSMRAQSLMNSMDHKLMPPSVRTGMNSWFFQMEDRLTQGITMLMDNIGATINVLFNVFIVPFLIFYMLKDFEVFERTVVAYLPRSRRKAIVSVMKEIDTALGNYIRGQFIVCVIVGIFAYIGYVIIDMPYALLLASIVAVFNIVPYLGPFLGAAPAVVMASTVSVKMVLLVVIVNTLCQVLESNVISPQVVGRTLHLHPLSIIFALLVGGELAGIVGLILAVPVFAVLKVIVQHFFAYYIKRRTD, from the coding sequence GTGGAGCAATTAACCAAAAACAAGCTGTTCCGTTATGCCATCTGGCTGCTGCTCGGCTTGATTATTCTGTATTTTATATGGCTGTTAAGGCCCTTGCTGCTTCATATATACGGATTCCTGAAGACCGTGCTTGCACCGTTTATCGTAGCCCTTATTATTTCCTATGTGCTTAATCCGATTGTAAGTATGTTGGGTGGACGGAAGGTGCCACGCTCCATCGCTGTTTTGCTGATCTATGCTTTTTTTCTCACCTGTATCGGCGTCATCCTCATGAATGTCATCCCGGTGCTGATTGAACAGCTTGAAGAACTGAATGAGCATATGCCTGAATTGTCGATGCGCGCGCAGAGTCTCATGAACAGCATGGATCATAAATTGATGCCACCAAGCGTACGCACAGGCATGAACAGCTGGTTCTTCCAGATGGAAGACCGTCTTACTCAAGGCATAACGATGCTGATGGACAATATCGGAGCCACGATCAATGTGCTGTTTAACGTATTTATTGTGCCGTTTCTCATTTTTTATATGTTAAAAGACTTTGAGGTGTTCGAACGCACGGTCGTAGCGTATCTGCCGCGTTCTCGCCGCAAAGCCATCGTATCGGTTATGAAAGAGATTGATACAGCACTCGGTAATTATATTCGGGGACAGTTCATCGTCTGTGTCATTGTTGGCATCTTCGCCTATATCGGTTACGTGATTATTGATATGCCTTACGCGCTGCTGCTAGCAAGCATTGTGGCCGTATTTAATATTGTGCCATACCTGGGGCCTTTCCTGGGTGCGGCGCCAGCTGTAGTTATGGCTTCAACCGTATCTGTTAAAATGGTCCTGCTGGTGGTCATCGTAAACACGCTATGTCAGGTACTGGAGAGCAACGTCATCTCCCCGCAGGTTGTAGGGCGGACGCTGCATCTGCATCCATTGTCGATTATTTTTGCGCTGCTTGTAGGTGGAGAACTGGCAGGAATTGTAGGTCTTATTCTGGCGGTACCTGTTTTTGCCGTTCTGAAAGTCATCGTGCAGCACTTTTTTGCCTACTACATCAAGCGAAGGACGGATTAA
- a CDS encoding GNAT family acetyltransferase yields the protein MALNVISLYDMLRSIPTEEDNKSPLSEASIKELLLSFKTLDSQDSAGADDVQYFLHEKSIQFEKMDLARTYLVMSTYRSKPVLVGYFSISNKPLTLPNKQFRRLSNSVKKRLMGLGYKSEQSSYIIKGYLLGQLGKNFSEEARLANCCNGNDLLQIAYKKIAEAHQIVGGRVLYLECENVAKIIDFYKSNGFSQLDGFESENGYCMMVKQLKDIL from the coding sequence ATGGCTTTAAATGTTATCTCCCTCTACGACATGCTCAGATCAATTCCAACAGAGGAAGATAATAAGTCACCTCTTTCTGAAGCTAGCATTAAAGAACTACTTTTATCTTTCAAAACTTTAGATTCGCAAGATAGTGCTGGGGCAGATGATGTCCAATACTTTTTGCATGAAAAATCCATTCAATTTGAGAAGATGGATTTGGCAAGGACCTATTTGGTGATGTCAACTTACAGATCAAAGCCAGTGTTGGTTGGTTATTTTTCTATTTCCAATAAACCTCTTACTCTTCCAAACAAACAGTTTAGGAGGCTATCTAATAGCGTGAAAAAACGCTTAATGGGGCTAGGCTATAAATCTGAACAAAGTTCTTACATCATCAAAGGGTATTTGTTGGGCCAATTAGGTAAAAATTTTAGTGAAGAAGCGCGTTTAGCTAATTGTTGTAATGGTAACGATCTTCTTCAAATTGCCTATAAGAAGATAGCTGAAGCCCATCAGATAGTAGGGGGACGGGTTTTGTATCTTGAATGCGAAAACGTTGCCAAAATCATTGACTTTTATAAGTCTAATGGTTTCAGTCAACTAGATGGGTTCGAATCAGAAAATGGCTACTGCATGATGGTAAAACAATTGAAGGATATATTATAG
- a CDS encoding cysteine desulfurase family protein produces MDRIYLDHAASTPMHPQVAEAMMKVMTGQYGNASSIHSFGRDAKRTVSGARDSIAASLDCFPDELVFTSGGTESDNLAIFGAVSARKEQGKHVITTVIEHHAVLHSCQELERQGYEVTYLPVDEHGRISVDELQEAIRPDTVLITMMFANNEVGTIQPIREIGELARKHQILFHTDAVQALGTQNISCKDLPVDLISFSAHKINGPQGVGALYVRRGIVLEAKSHGGLQERQRRAGTENIAGIAGFAEALKIATAQAETHRQHDLELRKLLLKQLEIHVGKDHFHVNGHPEYTLPNILNISFPEVSTETMLMNLDMEGIAVASGSACTSGSLEVSHVLKAMMLPEAFLHSAIRFSWGLGNTTEEIMKTAEKIGTILERLRNRP; encoded by the coding sequence ATGGATAGAATTTATTTGGACCACGCTGCATCCACGCCCATGCATCCACAGGTAGCGGAAGCGATGATGAAAGTCATGACAGGTCAATACGGCAATGCTTCGAGCATACACTCTTTTGGACGGGATGCGAAACGGACGGTTAGCGGAGCAAGGGACAGTATTGCGGCTTCCTTGGACTGTTTCCCGGATGAACTCGTATTCACGAGTGGTGGCACGGAAAGTGATAATCTGGCGATCTTTGGTGCGGTTTCTGCACGAAAAGAGCAGGGGAAACACGTGATTACAACGGTGATTGAACATCATGCAGTTCTTCACAGCTGCCAGGAGCTTGAACGTCAAGGTTATGAAGTTACCTATCTGCCTGTAGACGAGCATGGAAGAATAAGTGTGGATGAGCTGCAGGAGGCTATTCGTCCGGATACGGTACTGATTACGATGATGTTTGCCAATAACGAGGTAGGAACGATTCAGCCCATTCGCGAAATAGGGGAGCTGGCACGGAAGCATCAGATTTTATTTCATACCGACGCAGTCCAGGCTCTGGGCACCCAAAACATCTCTTGTAAAGATCTACCGGTTGACTTGATCAGTTTCTCTGCGCATAAAATTAATGGGCCCCAAGGTGTAGGGGCACTTTATGTGCGTCGTGGCATTGTACTGGAAGCCAAATCCCATGGAGGACTGCAAGAGCGTCAGCGCCGAGCAGGTACGGAGAATATCGCAGGAATTGCCGGATTTGCAGAGGCACTCAAAATTGCGACAGCCCAAGCAGAGACGCATCGCCAGCATGATCTGGAATTACGGAAGCTTTTGTTAAAACAGCTGGAAATCCATGTGGGCAAAGACCATTTTCATGTGAACGGTCATCCCGAGTATACGCTTCCCAATATTCTGAATATCAGTTTTCCTGAGGTATCTACGGAAACCATGTTAATGAACCTGGATATGGAAGGCATCGCGGTTGCGAGCGGTTCTGCATGTACTTCAGGCTCTCTCGAAGTATCTCATGTACTCAAAGCAATGATGCTGCCGGAGGCATTTTTGCATTCAGCGATTCGTTTTAGCTGGGGATTGGGTAATACTACGGAAGAAATCATGAAAACTGCCGAAAAAATTGGAACCATTCTTGAACGATTGCGTAATAGACCCTAA
- a CDS encoding SDH family Clp fold serine proteinase, with protein MYVDRRDLYEQLESMLGSKLLVYVTGDRPGWETQIGSDCLDYFLHHLDNMDQTEKITLFLYTRGGSTLAAWSIVNLIRQFTDNFNIIVPSKSHSAGTLMCLGANSIMMTKQATLGPIDPSINTPLNPQIPGGNPSAKYAVSVEAIKGFFELAKSELSIKDDSSLSLVLNKLADVVHPLVLGEVYRAKEQIQMLAKKLLVHQDIDPVNLDEIVSFLVSESGSHDYTIYRREAKEELGLNVISPSPEEYDCIKRIYTDISEELELSVPYNQEQMLGGNGNAPYGVKRVLIESLSGGSHYFASEGELRRVQMNTPQGQQFGIQDLRNYEGWRYQHVPNPIPNSY; from the coding sequence ATGTATGTAGACAGAAGAGACCTCTATGAACAGTTGGAATCCATGCTTGGTTCTAAACTGTTGGTCTATGTAACTGGAGACCGTCCTGGTTGGGAAACACAGATTGGCTCAGACTGCTTAGATTACTTTTTGCACCATCTCGATAATATGGATCAAACCGAGAAAATAACTTTGTTCCTTTACACGAGAGGGGGAAGTACACTAGCTGCTTGGAGTATTGTAAACTTAATTAGGCAATTTACCGATAACTTCAATATAATCGTTCCTTCAAAGTCACATAGTGCTGGCACTTTAATGTGTTTAGGTGCCAACTCTATAATGATGACGAAACAGGCAACGCTAGGTCCGATTGATCCAAGCATTAACACGCCGCTTAACCCACAAATTCCAGGTGGGAATCCATCTGCGAAGTATGCTGTAAGTGTAGAAGCAATTAAAGGCTTCTTTGAACTTGCAAAAAGTGAGTTAAGTATTAAGGATGATTCAAGCTTGTCCCTAGTGTTAAATAAACTAGCAGACGTTGTTCATCCGCTTGTGTTAGGAGAGGTTTACAGGGCGAAAGAGCAGATCCAAATGCTTGCAAAAAAATTGTTGGTACACCAAGATATTGACCCTGTGAACTTGGATGAGATCGTTTCTTTCTTGGTTAGCGAATCAGGTAGTCATGACTATACTATCTACCGAAGAGAAGCTAAAGAGGAATTAGGGCTAAACGTCATATCTCCTTCACCTGAGGAATACGATTGTATCAAGCGGATTTACACTGACATCTCAGAAGAACTAGAGTTATCAGTTCCGTACAATCAAGAGCAGATGCTAGGCGGCAACGGGAATGCACCTTATGGCGTTAAGCGAGTACTTATTGAGAGTTTGAGTGGGGGATCTCACTACTTTGCGAGTGAAGGTGAATTAAGAAGAGTGCAGATGAATACCCCACAAGGTCAACAATTTGGAATCCAAGATTTAAGAAACTATGAAGGGTGGAGGTATCAGCATGTCCCTAATCCAATCCCAAACAGCTACTAA
- a CDS encoding replication-associated recombination protein A: protein MDLFSFQQDSKPQARLLADRMRPEHLDEYIGQEHIIGPGKLLRRAIEADQISSILLYGPPGCGKTTLAHIISKHTQGEFVRLNAVDASVKDVREVIEQAQTNKQLYGTKTILFLDEVHRFNSSRQDALLPAVEKGTIIFIGATTENPFHYVNGALMSRSTLFQLESLNKAHSLIAMRRALADSDKGLGFMELQADDDALDHIATMANGDIRRALNALELAALTTPPEKDGSIHITLAVAEESIRRPIVKADESTQYDVLSAFHKSIRGSSDAALFWFLYAVEKLGMDPMTFIRRLIAASSEDIGLANPQAMTQAIGALDAYRNNGWPEAKLNIAQAILFAVESPKSNAVYTAISKAMSAIDEVKSAEVPLHLRDTHYSGAVKLGHEGYQYPHNYPGHYVKQEYLPKQLSRRVFYEATEQGNESKIRLNQQRRKEL, encoded by the coding sequence GTGGATTTATTTTCGTTTCAACAGGACTCCAAGCCCCAGGCAAGACTGCTTGCTGATCGCATGCGACCAGAGCATCTTGATGAATATATTGGACAAGAACATATTATTGGACCAGGTAAGCTGCTGCGGCGTGCGATTGAAGCGGACCAGATCTCGTCCATCTTGTTATACGGCCCTCCCGGCTGCGGGAAGACGACGCTTGCCCACATCATCTCCAAGCATACACAGGGAGAGTTTGTTCGACTGAATGCGGTAGACGCCTCGGTGAAGGATGTTCGTGAAGTTATTGAGCAGGCACAGACAAACAAGCAGCTGTACGGAACCAAAACCATCTTGTTTCTGGATGAGGTACACCGCTTCAACAGTTCCCGTCAGGATGCATTGCTGCCAGCAGTGGAGAAGGGCACCATCATTTTTATCGGTGCTACGACAGAGAATCCATTTCACTATGTGAATGGTGCCTTGATGAGTCGTTCAACCCTCTTTCAGCTCGAGTCGCTGAACAAGGCACATTCGCTTATTGCGATGCGCCGTGCGCTGGCGGATTCCGATAAAGGGCTTGGATTCATGGAACTGCAGGCAGATGACGACGCTCTGGATCATATTGCCACCATGGCCAATGGAGACATTCGGCGTGCTCTAAATGCCCTGGAACTGGCTGCGCTGACCACGCCGCCTGAGAAGGATGGGTCCATTCATATTACGCTTGCCGTGGCAGAGGAGTCGATTCGTCGTCCGATTGTGAAGGCGGATGAGTCCACGCAATATGATGTACTGTCTGCTTTTCACAAGAGCATTCGCGGTTCCAGTGATGCCGCATTGTTCTGGTTTTTGTACGCAGTAGAGAAGCTTGGCATGGATCCGATGACATTTATCAGACGTCTGATTGCCGCGAGCAGCGAAGATATCGGTCTGGCGAATCCACAAGCGATGACCCAGGCCATAGGTGCGCTGGATGCCTACCGTAACAACGGATGGCCCGAAGCGAAGCTGAATATTGCACAGGCCATTTTATTCGCAGTGGAGAGTCCGAAGTCGAATGCGGTATACACGGCCATCTCGAAGGCGATGAGCGCCATCGATGAGGTGAAGTCGGCTGAGGTACCGCTCCATTTAAGGGATACCCATTACTCGGGAGCAGTGAAGCTGGGACATGAAGGTTATCAATACCCCCATAATTATCCGGGGCACTATGTGAAGCAGGAATATCTGCCCAAACAGCTCTCGCGAAGAGTATTCTATGAAGCAACAGAGCAGGGCAATGAGTCGAAAATCAGACTGAACCAGCAGCGGAGAAAAGAACTGTAA
- a CDS encoding helix-turn-helix domain-containing protein, producing MERDELIRIIQENVVTSAEAADLLDVSKQNLLSLVKRDKLKPVKESGSVRLFLKSDVLERKREAESLREKYRPYE from the coding sequence ATGGAACGGGATGAACTGATCCGTATCATTCAAGAAAACGTGGTGACATCTGCTGAGGCAGCGGATCTGCTTGATGTGTCTAAACAAAATTTGCTCTCGCTGGTGAAACGCGATAAATTGAAGCCGGTTAAGGAATCCGGGTCAGTTCGTCTCTTTCTCAAATCAGACGTATTAGAACGTAAAAGAGAGGCTGAGTCCTTACGTGAAAAGTACAGACCTTATGAATGA
- a CDS encoding ImmA/IrrE family metallo-endopeptidase, which produces MQAYSYETLTIKAHASGIDIAEKTLRGSNKGLYGDGMILIDKRITTIIEKACILAEELGHHYTSSGNILDQRDIRNRKQELLSRHWAYDCMLPLDRIVEAHHNRIAGRYELAEYLSVTEEFLQNAIDRFSAKYGLTVKADDHHVVVLDPLGVIEVV; this is translated from the coding sequence ATGCAGGCTTACAGCTACGAGACGCTAACTATAAAAGCCCATGCGTCAGGAATAGATATCGCTGAGAAAACCTTACGGGGAAGTAACAAGGGTTTGTACGGGGATGGAATGATTCTAATAGATAAGCGTATAACGACCATAATTGAGAAAGCCTGCATACTTGCTGAAGAGCTCGGACATCATTACACCAGTTCAGGAAACATTCTCGATCAGAGGGACATTAGAAATCGTAAGCAAGAATTACTTTCAAGACATTGGGCATATGATTGCATGCTCCCTTTAGATCGGATCGTGGAGGCCCATCATAACCGGATAGCAGGTAGATATGAACTGGCCGAATATTTAAGTGTGACGGAAGAGTTTCTTCAAAACGCTATTGATCGATTTTCTGCAAAATATGGCTTGACCGTAAAGGCAGACGATCATCACGTAGTCGTACTCGATCCCCTTGGAGTAATTGAAGTTGTTTAA
- the crcB gene encoding fluoride efflux transporter CrcB, translating to MIIWIGLAGTLGAILRYSLGRWISGKLGTAIPWGTWIINISGSLLLGLLYGWHQSELISDGLWVVWGTGFCGAYTTFSTFGYETIQLLTLKRYPSAILYVVSSVLLGVAASFAGVWLAA from the coding sequence ATGATCATCTGGATTGGACTGGCAGGTACTTTAGGGGCCATACTTCGTTACAGTCTGGGGCGATGGATCTCAGGAAAATTGGGCACAGCTATCCCATGGGGAACCTGGATCATTAATATCAGTGGTTCTCTGCTGCTGGGCTTGTTATATGGATGGCATCAATCGGAGTTGATCTCGGATGGACTTTGGGTGGTGTGGGGCACCGGATTTTGCGGAGCCTATACAACGTTCTCGACCTTCGGGTATGAAACGATTCAATTGCTCACCTTGAAACGTTATCCGTCAGCTATTCTATATGTAGTAAGTTCCGTTTTACTGGGTGTAGCAGCCTCCTTTGCTGGCGTTTGGTTAGCGGCATAA
- a CDS encoding M23 family metallopeptidase, translated as MSNPFEGYRITSPFDMRIHPVSGLKKFHWGIDLVISPADGPIYAFVAGEVMHAKMGVSGSGFGNYGIVVAIKDDKGYLHVYAHLSAAGVNVGQQVKRGQLIGKQGNTGISSGAHLHYEVRKACAPQYGYTATEAGVVEPTQYLVNYYGLKPDKEDKPVTTRDINIVSTWAESSWKEAQVNGYFDGTRPGAPITREEAAIVINRLRRNFLALIAGVD; from the coding sequence GTGAGTAATCCATTTGAGGGGTACCGGATCACGAGCCCATTCGACATGCGGATCCATCCGGTCTCAGGACTGAAGAAATTCCACTGGGGCATTGACCTGGTTATTTCGCCTGCAGACGGACCAATCTATGCTTTCGTAGCCGGCGAGGTCATGCACGCCAAAATGGGTGTATCCGGATCCGGCTTCGGAAATTATGGAATTGTTGTGGCCATCAAAGATGACAAGGGATATCTGCACGTCTATGCGCATCTATCTGCTGCAGGAGTAAACGTTGGCCAACAAGTAAAGCGTGGTCAGCTGATCGGTAAGCAAGGCAACACAGGCATTAGCAGTGGGGCACATCTGCATTATGAGGTGCGTAAAGCATGCGCTCCTCAGTATGGCTACACGGCCACGGAGGCGGGAGTTGTCGAGCCAACCCAGTATTTAGTCAACTACTACGGGCTGAAGCCTGATAAGGAGGACAAGCCAGTGACAACGAGGGATATTAACATTGTAAGCACTTGGGCCGAATCATCTTGGAAGGAAGCACAGGTTAACGGCTATTTCGATGGAACTCGCCCTGGCGCGCCGATCACAAGGGAAGAGGCAGCTATCGTAATTAATCGGCTGAGACGAAATTTCTTGGCGCTCATTGCTGGTGTAGACTGA
- the cymR gene encoding cysteine metabolism transcriptional regulator CymR — translation MKISTKGRYGLTIMMELAARTGEGPTSLKSIAERNQLSEHYLEQLIAPLRNAGLVKSIRGAYGGYILAGDPATVTAGDVIRVLEGPISPVDFTEEDDPAKRDLWLRIRDSIAEVLDSTTLKDLISFQDQEQKDSYMFYI, via the coding sequence TTGAAAATATCGACAAAAGGCCGTTATGGGCTAACTATCATGATGGAGCTGGCAGCCAGAACTGGCGAAGGCCCTACATCCCTTAAAAGCATCGCGGAGCGCAATCAGCTCTCGGAACATTATCTGGAGCAGCTGATCGCACCGCTGCGCAATGCCGGACTCGTCAAGAGTATCCGTGGAGCATACGGTGGATATATTTTGGCAGGAGATCCTGCGACAGTGACTGCAGGTGACGTGATTCGTGTTCTGGAGGGGCCGATCTCCCCAGTGGACTTCACCGAGGAAGATGACCCGGCCAAACGGGATCTGTGGCTGCGCATTCGTGATAGCATTGCAGAGGTGCTGGATTCCACAACGCTTAAAGACCTGATTTCATTCCAGGATCAGGAACAAAAAGACAGCTACATGTTCTACATCTAA
- a CDS encoding PRC-barrel domain-containing protein: MKLQEMIGLAVFDVEDGKQVGKIQDFIVSDDWKIEGIELENKGLFTNHVKIVQWQDIVAYGEDAVMIRNQQAVRKTGADDIKHTYLLGQSKLKEMSVLTEEGLLLGRVSDVYFDQELGNTIIGIEITDGFVSDLIEGRKWLPCTSDMSIGESAIMVPPLSEQRLENAIHSVNG, from the coding sequence ATGAAGCTTCAGGAAATGATCGGACTAGCCGTTTTTGATGTCGAGGACGGGAAACAGGTCGGGAAGATCCAGGATTTCATTGTTAGTGACGATTGGAAAATTGAAGGCATTGAACTTGAGAACAAAGGCCTGTTTACCAATCATGTCAAAATCGTGCAGTGGCAAGACATTGTTGCCTACGGCGAAGATGCCGTCATGATCCGTAATCAACAGGCTGTCCGCAAGACGGGAGCCGACGACATAAAACACACGTATCTTCTTGGCCAATCTAAATTGAAAGAAATGTCCGTACTGACCGAGGAAGGTTTGCTGCTTGGACGAGTCTCCGATGTTTATTTTGACCAAGAGTTGGGAAATACAATAATAGGGATTGAAATTACGGACGGTTTTGTGTCCGATCTGATCGAGGGCCGTAAATGGCTGCCATGTACAAGCGATATGTCTATCGGTGAAAGTGCCATTATGGTGCCTCCACTGAGTGAGCAGCGCTTGGAAAATGCCATTCATTCTGTTAATGGATAG